The genomic DNA TCACCGAGGTTCTGACAAGCATAAAAGGGCGGACGGCCTGACCGGATCGCCGACAATAATGGGGAGCAACCCCAGTTTCATAACCGACCAGGAGGAACGTACTATGAAATCGACACTATCCAGACGCCAGTTTGTGAGCCGCACTGCGGCACTGACCGGGCTGGCAGCAGCGGGCCCTCTCAGCCCTGCATTTGCCGCACGCAACGATCAGATGAACATATTGTGCTGGGAAGGCTACAACTCTGACGAGGTGCTTGGCCCCTTCCGCGATGCGAACGCTGGTGCCACTGTGCGCGCCGAAAGCGGCACGTCGGACCCCGACATGATCAACAAGCTGCGCGCAGGCGAGACATCCGTATGGGATCTGATCAACGTGAACCAACCGTGGGCACGGGACCAGCTATACCCAGAAGGGCTGATCAAGCCACTGAACAAGGATCGCTTCCTGCCGCATTTCGAGAAGATGCTGCCCGAATTCGCAAATCCGCCCTATGATCTGGCCTTTGCCGAAGATGGCGAGCTGATCGGCATGCCCCAGCGGTATGGCCCGTTCAGCTTTGTTGTGAACACGGACGTCATCAGCCGCGAGATGGCCGAAGATCAGGGCTGGAACCTGTTCCTCGACCCCAAGATGAAGGATCGCTACGGCGTTCTGACCTATGACAACTGGAACGTCATGCACATGTGCCTGACGGCCGGTCTGAACCCGTTCGCACCCGTGGAGGGCGCGGACATCGAGAAGTTCCGCGAGACGGCGGATGCAATCTTTGGCGGCGCCAAGCTTCTGACGGATGATCTGGTGGCGATGAACACCGCACTGATCAATGGCGAAATCGACGCCTACTTTACCGGCGGCACCTACACGGCCTCGCCGGCGCGGTACGACGGTGCCACCCAAGTGCGCGCAATCACCCCGAACAGCGGCCCGGTGGACGGCAAGGGTGGTGTGGTCTGGATCGAACTGACATCCGCTGTCAGCAATCCAGACCCCAGCAATCTGGCCGAGGATTTCCTCGAATTCGTCCAAAAGCCCGAGATTTCCAAGGCTGTGGCGTTCACCGAGGGCACCTACAATCCGGTCAGCCAAATGGGCAACCCTGAGGTCATGGCGCTGTTTGATGCTGACGAACTGGATGCGATCCAGATGGACAGTCTGGCAGAAGAGATGGATCGGTCGCTGGATTACAGCGTGATCACCTCCTACGACACGCTGATTGATATCTATACTCAATCCCGCCGGTCCTGAGTCACATGCTCCGGGGGCGGTTGCCGTCCCCGGAACACTTCTACTATTTTCTGAGGATATATGATGGAATCCAACTCGCTTCTTCGTCTGCGAAACGTGGTCAAGCAATTCGGCTCTTTCACCGCGCTGCACGGTGTCGACCTCGATATCGAAGAAGGTGAGTTCTTTACCATCGTCGGTCCATCGGGCAGTGGCAAATCGACCCTGATCCGCCTGCTGGTGGGCATGGACGAGGTCACCTCCGGTGAAATCTGGCTACGAGACAAACGTATCGACCAGACGCCCGCCAACTTGCGTCCGACGTGCATGGTGTTCCAGTCACTGGCGTTGTTCCCGCATATGACTGTGGGGCAGAACATAGAATTCCCGCTGAAGCTGCGCAAAGAAGCGCCCGGCAAACGGCGCGCGCGCGCGCTGGAATTGCTGGACCTGCTGCGCCTGCCTCGCGACTATTATGACAAGCGCATCTCGCAATGCTCCGGTGGCGAAAGGCAACGTGTCGCGCTGGCTCGCGCGCTGGCCTTTGATCCCGAGATCTTGTTTTTTGACGAACCGCTCTCGGCGCTGGATTACCGGCTACGCAAAACGCTAGAAAAAGAGCTGAAAGATTTGCATGCCCGCACCGGCAAGACGTTCGTTTACATCACCCACAGCCTCGAAGAGGCGATGGTTATGTCGGATCGCATCGCGATTATGAATGCCGGTGTGTTCGAGCAAATCTCTGTCGCGGACGAGATCTACAGCGCGCCCGTCAGCCGCTTTGTGGCTGAGTTCATGGGCGAGGTGAACCTCTTTGACGTCACAGCAGACGCAAACGGCACCCTAAACGGATCGGGGTTGACGACCGGCACCGATACGCCGCCCTCTGATCTGAGTGCGGGGGAAACCGGCCTGCTGATGGTACGGCCAGAGGATGTGCAATTCGCCCGCGAGGATGGCCGCCATCACTATACCATCGCAGGACAGGTGGTCGCGGAATACGCACTGGGATCTCGAATACAATACGAGGTCGAAACCGAGACCGGACAAACCGTATCGGTTGAAAAGCTGCGCGAACACCGCCTGCCGGATGCCGAAGGTCAATCCGTGATACTGGGCTTCAGTTCCGATGCGACCCACATGATCCGGGGGGCATGATGGAACGGACCGACCGCAAACTGGGCCTGCTGTCCTCACTCCCGCTGACGATCGTCCTGCTGTTGGCGTTCCTCGCACCGCTGGTGGTGGTCGCCCTGTTTTCTATCATGCCGCAAAAGGTGTTCAGTCTGGCAAACGTCCCGGATTTTTCGGCCTATTCGGTGTTCTTCAGCCAAGGCTATTACAAATCCCTGTTGTGGTCGCTAGGCATGGCGCTGGCGTCGACTGCAATCCTGTTGGTCATAAGCTGGCCACTGGCCTACGGCATGGCCAAGGTGTTTGGCCGGTTCTCTCTGGTTTTGACCATTGCTGTGGTGATGAGCCTGTTTGTGTCAGAGAACATCCGCCTCTTTGGCTGGGTGCTGACCCTGATGAAGGGCGGGCTGATC from Roseovarius pelagicus includes the following:
- a CDS encoding ABC transporter substrate-binding protein, with amino-acid sequence MKSTLSRRQFVSRTAALTGLAAAGPLSPAFAARNDQMNILCWEGYNSDEVLGPFRDANAGATVRAESGTSDPDMINKLRAGETSVWDLINVNQPWARDQLYPEGLIKPLNKDRFLPHFEKMLPEFANPPYDLAFAEDGELIGMPQRYGPFSFVVNTDVISREMAEDQGWNLFLDPKMKDRYGVLTYDNWNVMHMCLTAGLNPFAPVEGADIEKFRETADAIFGGAKLLTDDLVAMNTALINGEIDAYFTGGTYTASPARYDGATQVRAITPNSGPVDGKGGVVWIELTSAVSNPDPSNLAEDFLEFVQKPEISKAVAFTEGTYNPVSQMGNPEVMALFDADELDAIQMDSLAEEMDRSLDYSVITSYDTLIDIYTQSRRS
- a CDS encoding ABC transporter ATP-binding protein; protein product: MESNSLLRLRNVVKQFGSFTALHGVDLDIEEGEFFTIVGPSGSGKSTLIRLLVGMDEVTSGEIWLRDKRIDQTPANLRPTCMVFQSLALFPHMTVGQNIEFPLKLRKEAPGKRRARALELLDLLRLPRDYYDKRISQCSGGERQRVALARALAFDPEILFFDEPLSALDYRLRKTLEKELKDLHARTGKTFVYITHSLEEAMVMSDRIAIMNAGVFEQISVADEIYSAPVSRFVAEFMGEVNLFDVTADANGTLNGSGLTTGTDTPPSDLSAGETGLLMVRPEDVQFAREDGRHHYTIAGQVVAEYALGSRIQYEVETETGQTVSVEKLREHRLPDAEGQSVILGFSSDATHMIRGA